A portion of the Catalinimonas alkaloidigena genome contains these proteins:
- a CDS encoding SRPBCC family protein — MPIIRLETFIQAPCQQVFDLARSVDAHTASMENRKEQAVAGKTSGLLALHDCVTWRAKHLGIWQHLTSCITQYESPHYFRDSMQQGAFHRFDHDHFFEAHKGGTRMRDVFDYTTPFGMVGRFADGLFLEQYMRRLLMQRNQVLKHLAEAPEGVRW; from the coding sequence ATGCCGATCATTCGATTAGAGACGTTTATTCAGGCCCCTTGCCAGCAAGTATTTGACCTTGCCCGATCGGTTGATGCACACACCGCTTCAATGGAAAACCGAAAAGAGCAAGCTGTTGCGGGCAAAACATCGGGACTGTTAGCGTTGCACGACTGTGTGACCTGGCGTGCTAAGCACTTGGGGATATGGCAGCACCTGACCTCCTGCATCACGCAGTATGAATCTCCTCATTACTTTCGCGATTCGATGCAGCAAGGTGCCTTTCATCGTTTTGATCATGACCATTTTTTTGAAGCGCACAAAGGTGGAACTCGCATGCGCGATGTGTTCGACTATACCACCCCCTTTGGCATGGTAGGCCGCTTCGCAGATGGTTTGTTTTTGGAGCAGTATATGCGGCGCTTATTAATGCAACGCAACCAGGTGCTGAAACATCTTGCTGAAGCGCCAGAAGGGGTTCGTTGGTAA
- a CDS encoding 1-deoxy-D-xylulose-5-phosphate reductoisomerase has protein sequence MKRIALLGSTGSIGTQALEVIAAHPDQFSVEVLTAGHNAALLITQSQQFRPNAVVIGNEAHYATVREALDPLDIKVYAGEKALAQVVEMDTIDLVLTALVGYAGLLPTLRAIEAGKSIALANKETLVVAGELVTGKAREKGVNLYPIDSEHSAIFQCLAGEWHNPIEKVILTASGGPFRGKSREELARVTKAQALKHPNWDMGAKITIDSATLMNKGLEVIEARWLFGVRPDQIDVVVHPQSIIHSLVQFRDGSIKAQLGLPDMRLPIQYALGYPERLPAEFPRFNFLDYPSLTFEAPDKTAFPNLQLAYEALAKGGNLACIVNAANEIAVAEFLQERIGFLEISDIIATCMERVAYIAHPSLEDYVQTDQETRRQARQLAIRSISS, from the coding sequence TTGAAACGAATTGCATTACTCGGCTCGACCGGTTCCATTGGCACGCAGGCCCTGGAAGTTATTGCCGCGCACCCCGACCAGTTTTCGGTCGAGGTCCTGACGGCCGGGCACAACGCCGCGCTGCTGATTACCCAAAGCCAACAGTTTCGTCCCAACGCCGTGGTCATCGGCAACGAAGCGCACTATGCTACGGTACGCGAAGCGCTCGATCCGCTCGACATCAAGGTGTACGCTGGCGAAAAAGCGTTGGCCCAGGTGGTGGAGATGGATACGATCGATCTGGTGCTGACGGCGCTGGTGGGGTATGCAGGCCTGTTGCCGACGTTGCGCGCCATCGAGGCCGGAAAGAGCATCGCGCTGGCGAACAAAGAAACCCTGGTGGTAGCAGGGGAGCTGGTCACGGGCAAAGCGCGAGAAAAGGGCGTGAACCTCTACCCCATCGATTCCGAACATTCGGCCATTTTTCAGTGCCTCGCCGGGGAGTGGCACAATCCGATCGAAAAAGTGATCCTGACTGCTTCGGGAGGGCCGTTCCGGGGCAAATCGCGGGAAGAACTCGCCCGCGTGACCAAAGCCCAGGCGCTGAAGCACCCCAACTGGGACATGGGCGCGAAAATCACGATCGATTCGGCGACGCTGATGAACAAAGGGTTGGAAGTGATTGAGGCGCGGTGGCTGTTCGGGGTGCGTCCCGACCAGATCGACGTGGTGGTGCATCCGCAGTCGATCATCCACTCACTCGTGCAGTTCCGTGACGGCAGCATCAAAGCGCAGCTGGGGCTGCCCGACATGCGGTTGCCCATTCAATACGCGCTGGGGTATCCGGAACGGCTACCGGCCGAGTTTCCCCGCTTCAACTTCCTTGACTATCCGTCTCTTACTTTCGAAGCCCCTGACAAAACGGCATTTCCCAACCTGCAACTGGCTTACGAGGCACTCGCCAAGGGGGGTAACCTGGCCTGCATCGTCAATGCTGCCAACGAAATTGCGGTGGCCGAGTTTTTGCAGGAAAGGATTGGTTTTCTGGAGATTTCCGACATCATCGCTACCTGTATGGAGCGCGTCGCGTATATTGCTCACCCTTCGTTGGAAGATTATGTGCAGACAGACCAAGAAACACGTCGACAGGCACGCCAGTTAGCGATTCGGTCCATCTCCTCATAA
- a CDS encoding STAS/SEC14 domain-containing protein encodes MHLETEYFVSELSDDIIFVQYKPNIHIRLEDAQRIVSERQKFYGNIQVPVLIKNARIKGIDKPAREYLFSKERGLKDIKAIAIVCSNVVSKLLITFIFHHHRPAIPHKMFTEEAKAISWLKQYV; translated from the coding sequence ATGCATTTAGAGACAGAATACTTTGTGTCGGAATTAAGCGATGATATCATTTTCGTTCAGTATAAGCCTAATATTCATATCCGCCTTGAAGACGCACAACGCATCGTTTCCGAACGACAGAAATTTTACGGGAATATTCAAGTGCCTGTGCTTATCAAAAATGCGAGAATAAAAGGGATTGATAAACCTGCACGAGAATATCTCTTTAGTAAAGAAAGAGGCTTAAAAGACATAAAAGCGATTGCCATTGTCTGTTCTAATGTAGTAAGCAAATTGCTTATTACTTTCATTTTCCACCACCACCGGCCTGCGATCCCCCACAAGATGTTTACCGAAGAGGCCAAAGCCATTTCTTGGCTAAAACAGTACGTATAA
- the dnaJ gene encoding molecular chaperone DnaJ, which translates to MAKRDYYDVLGVSKTAAPDEIKKAYRKIAIQYHPDKNPDDPTAEDKFKEAAEAYEVLSNTEKRQRYDRFGHQGVNGGGGPGGMSMDDIFSQFSDIFGEGGSPFDAFFGGGGRGSRRKKGSNLRIKLKLTLEEIAHGTEKKIKVNRLVTAEGVTFKTCPTCQGTGQVRKVVNTMLGQMVSATTCSTCHGGGQVIDSRPPGVDNSGLEPREELLTIKIPAGVSDGMQLSMSGKGNMAPGGGVPGDLLILIEEIEDKVLKRDGNHVVYDLFVSFVDAALGTSMEVPTIDGKVRIKIDPGTQSGKILRLKGKGIRDLNGYGRGDQLIHVNVWTPQQLTREETEILEKLRDAPNFNPTPDASDKGFFERMKEFFNG; encoded by the coding sequence ATGGCGAAACGAGACTATTACGACGTACTGGGAGTGAGCAAAACCGCGGCGCCGGACGAGATTAAGAAGGCGTACCGGAAAATCGCGATCCAGTATCACCCGGATAAAAATCCGGACGATCCTACGGCAGAAGACAAGTTCAAAGAAGCCGCCGAAGCCTACGAAGTGCTCAGCAATACCGAAAAACGCCAGCGTTATGACCGGTTCGGGCATCAGGGCGTCAACGGTGGGGGAGGCCCCGGTGGCATGAGCATGGACGACATTTTCAGCCAGTTCAGTGACATCTTTGGCGAAGGTGGAAGTCCGTTCGACGCTTTCTTTGGCGGAGGTGGCCGCGGATCGAGACGTAAAAAGGGCTCGAACCTGCGCATCAAACTGAAGCTGACACTGGAAGAGATCGCGCACGGTACTGAAAAGAAAATCAAAGTAAACCGTCTGGTGACGGCCGAGGGGGTTACGTTCAAAACGTGTCCTACCTGCCAGGGTACCGGCCAGGTGCGGAAGGTTGTCAACACCATGCTGGGGCAGATGGTCTCGGCTACGACATGCTCTACCTGCCACGGTGGTGGTCAGGTGATCGACAGCCGTCCTCCGGGGGTGGACAACTCCGGCTTGGAGCCGCGTGAGGAACTGTTGACCATCAAGATCCCAGCCGGGGTCAGCGATGGCATGCAACTTTCGATGTCCGGTAAAGGCAACATGGCCCCCGGCGGCGGCGTTCCCGGCGATCTACTGATTCTGATCGAGGAGATCGAAGATAAAGTGCTGAAGCGGGATGGCAACCACGTGGTATACGACCTGTTTGTCAGCTTTGTAGACGCGGCGTTAGGCACGAGCATGGAAGTGCCGACGATCGACGGCAAAGTGCGCATCAAGATTGATCCCGGTACACAGAGCGGTAAGATTTTGCGCCTGAAAGGGAAGGGTATTCGTGATTTGAACGGCTACGGTCGCGGCGATCAGTTGATTCACGTTAACGTCTGGACGCCACAGCAACTGACGCGTGAGGAAACTGAGATTCTGGAAAAGCTGCGCGATGCGCCCAATTTCAACCCTACGCCCGACGCGAGCGACAAAGGCTTTTTCGAGCGGATGAAAGAATTTTTCAATGGATAA
- a CDS encoding PAS domain-containing sensor histidine kinase, whose protein sequence is MELEPELLTPAVKNISREFAKQYQVEQINQVLLHLAEGNFRHIAPVSNRFDEIDAIASGINMLSEELQATTISKNYLDSVLRSIVDMLFIFDDSFVIQQVTPKACELLKCSEPDLIGQPINVLFDGRKARFVHRLKTLIQSKEALQDIETSFKLLSKENLPVTLSLFVLKNNQQEPTGYLMIAEDLKEKLLTTSALNQRNEELQTLIYRTSHDLKGPLASMLGLFQIVEKETDNLTNLQYYLSLIKKSAEKLNNTLSGLLEIGMTSQAELSLQTFNLSALVQEVTSALETYPGREEVTLNLQIDDKLVLTSNEKLVRSVLQNLVENSIKYRQYRGCCRTLIYVSARQQKGAVVITVKDNGQGMDKHLLKRAFDMFYRGNQDSNGSGLGLFIVKTSVEKLGGQLKVKSKVRQGTEMKIVLPHR, encoded by the coding sequence ATGGAACTGGAACCGGAACTACTCACCCCTGCGGTCAAAAATATTAGTCGCGAGTTCGCTAAGCAGTATCAGGTTGAGCAAATCAATCAAGTCTTGCTGCACCTTGCCGAGGGTAACTTCCGGCATATAGCCCCTGTTTCTAATAGGTTCGACGAAATTGACGCGATCGCTTCGGGCATCAACATGTTGAGCGAAGAGTTGCAGGCGACTACGATTTCTAAGAACTACCTGGATAGCGTGTTGCGAAGCATTGTAGACATGCTCTTCATTTTTGACGACAGTTTTGTGATTCAACAGGTTACGCCCAAAGCATGCGAGTTGCTCAAATGTTCGGAGCCGGATCTGATTGGGCAACCCATCAATGTTTTATTTGATGGACGAAAAGCCAGGTTTGTGCATCGCCTCAAAACACTGATACAGAGCAAAGAAGCGCTACAGGATATAGAGACTTCTTTTAAGTTGCTGAGCAAGGAGAACCTGCCCGTTACGCTCTCTTTGTTCGTACTCAAAAATAACCAACAGGAGCCGACGGGTTACCTGATGATTGCCGAAGACTTGAAAGAAAAGTTGCTGACAACCAGTGCCTTAAATCAAAGAAATGAGGAATTGCAAACCCTAATTTACCGCACTTCTCATGACTTGAAGGGACCGCTGGCCAGTATGTTGGGGTTGTTCCAGATTGTAGAGAAAGAAACCGACAACCTGACCAACCTCCAGTACTACCTGTCGCTCATTAAGAAAAGTGCGGAAAAGTTGAACAACACGCTGTCGGGCCTTTTGGAAATTGGTATGACCAGCCAGGCAGAACTTTCGCTACAAACCTTCAATCTTTCTGCACTGGTTCAGGAAGTTACTAGCGCATTAGAGACGTATCCGGGTCGCGAAGAGGTGACTCTCAACCTCCAGATCGACGACAAACTGGTGCTTACCTCCAACGAGAAACTGGTCCGCTCAGTACTACAAAACCTGGTTGAAAACAGCATCAAGTACCGGCAGTACCGAGGCTGTTGCCGTACGCTCATTTACGTAAGTGCGCGGCAGCAGAAAGGTGCTGTCGTCATTACAGTGAAAGATAATGGCCAGGGAATGGACAAACACCTGCTAAAGCGGGCGTTTGATATGTTTTACCGCGGCAACCAGGACTCGAATGGGAGCGGGCTGGGACTGTTTATTGTAAAGACGAGTGTCGAGAAATTAGGCGGGCAACTGAAGGTCAAAAGTAAGGTTCGGCAGGGTACGGAGATGAAAATCGTGCTCCCGCACCGTTAA
- a CDS encoding aminotransferase class I/II-fold pyridoxal phosphate-dependent enzyme, whose amino-acid sequence MAKSRHNHMLDTIGSIILNAKKEKLLHLYAEGEYFDGRHIQVQGKHLFHFGTTGYLGLEQDQRLKDAAIDAIQRYGTQFPLSKTYISFPIYKELEESLRQIYQRPIVVTKNSTLAHIGVIPTIVRDEDALILDQQVHASVQNASQLLKPRGIPVQLVKHSDIGMLEDTIKSLRDKHQKIWYAADGVYSMYGDVVPLHELLPLMEKYPQLHLYIDDVHGMSWAGRNGAGYVMSQLGELRERIILVGTLSKSFGASGSVVAFGDEDLYEAFRIFGGPQTFSAQLEPSSVAAALASAKIHLSDEIYELQRDLAEKVAYCNELIRATDLPLIQENVCPVHFIGGALPAVSYNFARRLMDDGFYINVATFPAVPVKNTGIRFTISRHNQKEDIRQLVEAMTHHYPIALQEEGYSMNQVRKAFRLAPLKAASATPQTPAPTLRVQLASSINEIEPAEWNALLGERGAFDWNALAFYEQAFSKQPNPHHNWKFIYLLIRDNTQKVVLATFFTVAWWKDDMLAPAAVSEQVEKIRAENPDYLVSQVLSMGSLITDGEHLYLDKRHPQYKEALKTMNQEIEQLRQQYNCSTVALRDLDAEDEELNTVLHAQGYLQVDMPEGTVVESLDWQDQEDYLQRLSTKSRSHVKKDVLKYKKYYKIEVKSQLTDEELTSAYDLYKNVSAHNYALNNVEFPLSLFQDMNQSPHWEAITFRLKGEHTLEGRDMLIGVSFSYKTSEGYCGVLLGMDYRYSKEYKVYKQILFENIMRAQALGKKRIYLGLTSAQEKRKYGATLKPRLAYLQTQDNYKLELIESLATVQ is encoded by the coding sequence ATGGCTAAATCACGGCATAACCACATGCTCGATACGATTGGAAGTATCATATTAAACGCAAAAAAGGAAAAACTGCTCCATTTATACGCTGAAGGCGAGTATTTTGACGGTAGGCACATCCAGGTGCAGGGGAAACACCTCTTCCACTTTGGGACAACCGGCTACCTCGGTCTGGAACAAGACCAACGCCTGAAAGATGCTGCGATTGATGCCATCCAACGGTACGGTACCCAATTCCCCCTTTCCAAAACGTATATCTCCTTTCCGATTTATAAAGAGTTAGAGGAAAGCCTCCGTCAGATCTACCAACGCCCCATTGTAGTGACGAAGAACAGTACGCTGGCGCACATTGGTGTCATTCCGACGATTGTCCGCGATGAAGATGCCCTGATTCTGGATCAGCAGGTACACGCCAGTGTACAGAATGCAAGCCAACTTCTGAAGCCTCGTGGTATCCCCGTGCAGCTTGTGAAGCACAGCGACATTGGTATGCTGGAGGATACGATCAAGAGTTTGCGTGACAAGCACCAGAAAATCTGGTACGCAGCCGACGGCGTTTATTCGATGTACGGCGACGTAGTACCGCTGCACGAACTTCTTCCTCTTATGGAAAAGTATCCGCAGTTACACCTCTATATCGATGACGTGCACGGCATGAGCTGGGCAGGTCGTAACGGTGCCGGCTACGTAATGAGTCAGCTGGGCGAATTGCGCGAGCGTATAATTCTGGTAGGCACCCTCAGCAAATCGTTTGGTGCCAGTGGCAGTGTCGTGGCGTTTGGCGACGAAGATCTGTACGAAGCATTCCGGATTTTCGGAGGGCCGCAGACCTTCTCTGCCCAGCTGGAACCTTCGAGCGTAGCAGCGGCGCTGGCTTCCGCCAAGATTCACCTTTCGGACGAAATCTATGAATTGCAGCGCGATCTGGCCGAAAAGGTAGCGTATTGCAACGAATTGATCCGGGCTACCGACCTGCCGTTGATTCAGGAAAACGTATGTCCGGTCCACTTCATCGGAGGAGCCCTGCCCGCCGTTTCCTACAACTTTGCACGGCGCCTCATGGACGATGGTTTCTACATCAACGTGGCGACATTCCCGGCCGTTCCGGTTAAAAACACAGGCATTCGCTTCACCATCTCACGACACAACCAGAAGGAAGACATCCGGCAGCTGGTCGAAGCGATGACCCACCATTACCCCATCGCGCTGCAGGAAGAGGGATATTCTATGAATCAGGTACGTAAAGCGTTCCGACTCGCTCCCCTCAAGGCTGCGTCTGCCACACCGCAAACGCCTGCGCCAACGCTGCGTGTGCAGCTTGCTTCTTCCATCAACGAAATTGAACCGGCGGAGTGGAATGCTCTTCTGGGCGAGCGTGGTGCTTTCGACTGGAACGCACTGGCGTTTTACGAGCAGGCTTTTTCAAAGCAGCCTAACCCTCATCACAACTGGAAGTTTATCTACCTGTTGATCCGTGACAATACCCAAAAGGTCGTACTGGCTACGTTCTTTACGGTGGCGTGGTGGAAAGACGATATGCTCGCACCGGCCGCTGTTTCGGAACAAGTGGAGAAAATTCGCGCCGAGAATCCGGACTATCTGGTTTCACAAGTCCTAAGCATGGGTTCGCTCATTACGGATGGTGAACATCTGTATCTGGACAAGCGCCATCCGCAATACAAGGAAGCGCTAAAAACCATGAACCAGGAAATTGAGCAGCTGAGGCAGCAGTACAACTGCAGCACGGTTGCGCTCCGCGACTTAGACGCTGAGGACGAAGAGTTAAACACGGTTCTTCATGCCCAAGGTTACCTGCAAGTGGACATGCCGGAAGGAACGGTAGTTGAGTCGCTCGACTGGCAAGATCAGGAAGATTATCTGCAGCGTCTCTCCACAAAATCGCGTTCGCATGTGAAGAAAGACGTACTGAAGTACAAGAAATATTACAAAATTGAGGTAAAAAGCCAACTTACTGACGAGGAACTAACGTCTGCATACGATTTATATAAAAACGTAAGCGCCCACAATTACGCCTTAAATAACGTGGAATTTCCCTTGTCGCTGTTTCAGGACATGAACCAAAGTCCTCATTGGGAAGCCATTACGTTTCGACTCAAAGGTGAACACACGCTAGAAGGTCGGGATATGCTGATCGGCGTTTCGTTTAGCTATAAAACCTCTGAAGGATATTGTGGCGTACTCCTGGGCATGGATTATCGCTACTCAAAAGAGTACAAAGTTTACAAACAGATTCTGTTTGAGAACATTATGCGAGCGCAGGCATTGGGCAAAAAGCGCATCTACCTGGGTCTAACGTCTGCACAGGAGAAGCGCAAGTACGGCGCCACCCTGAAGCCACGCCTGGCCTACCTGCAAACGCAAGACAACTACAAGCTTGAGTTAATTGAGTCGCTGGCCACAGTGCAATAA
- a CDS encoding purine-nucleoside phosphorylase: protein MQPELAAAVEYIRQHTAHVPAVGIILGTGLTHLADDIEISTTIPYEQIPHFPVSTVETHTGRLLFGHLAGKPVVAMQGRFHYYEGYSMPQVTFPVRVMKLLGIRVLLISNAAGGLHPDHELSDLMVISDHINLQPDNPLRGPNDTTLGVRFPDMLDAYDQDLRKLAHRVAHEEGFPLQEGVYVSVPGPNLETPAEYRFLRTIGADAVGMSTVPEVIVARHMDLPVLAVSVITDLCAPGKLKKISIAEVLQAARDAEPKLRTLFRRMVGAMT from the coding sequence ATGCAACCAGAACTAGCCGCCGCGGTAGAGTACATTCGTCAACACACTGCCCATGTTCCTGCAGTTGGGATCATCCTCGGGACCGGTCTTACGCACCTCGCCGATGATATTGAGATAAGCACCACCATTCCTTACGAGCAGATTCCTCATTTCCCTGTTTCTACGGTAGAAACCCACACGGGGCGCTTGCTGTTTGGCCACCTGGCGGGAAAACCTGTGGTCGCTATGCAGGGGCGCTTTCATTATTACGAGGGCTATTCGATGCCGCAGGTGACGTTCCCGGTGCGGGTTATGAAACTCCTCGGCATACGTGTGCTGCTCATTTCTAACGCTGCGGGTGGTTTGCACCCAGACCACGAGTTGAGCGATTTGATGGTCATCAGCGATCACATCAACCTTCAGCCGGATAATCCGCTTCGCGGTCCCAACGATACCACCTTGGGCGTGCGTTTCCCTGATATGCTCGACGCATACGATCAAGATTTACGGAAACTGGCGCACCGTGTGGCCCACGAAGAAGGATTTCCTTTGCAGGAAGGTGTCTATGTGAGTGTGCCCGGACCTAATTTGGAAACACCGGCGGAATACCGGTTTCTACGCACCATCGGCGCCGATGCCGTCGGTATGTCGACCGTTCCTGAAGTGATTGTCGCGCGGCATATGGACCTGCCCGTATTGGCCGTATCGGTCATTACCGACCTGTGTGCACCCGGCAAGCTCAAGAAAATATCCATTGCCGAGGTGTTACAAGCGGCCAGAGACGCGGAGCCTAAGCTGCGTACTTTGTTTCGGCGTATGGTAGGAGCAATGACGTAA
- the rseP gene encoding RIP metalloprotease RseP has protein sequence MEILVMVGQLLLGLSILVGLHELGHLLAAKLFGMRVEKYSIGFPPKIFGFQWGETEYSVGAIPLGGFVKISGMIDESLDMEQMREEPKPWEFRAKPAWQRLIVMMGGIIVNIITGIVIFIALIYANGDRYLPTSEVKYGIYASELAQEIGLRTGDQIIAINGESFDQFDDVMGLDVLLGTDSYYTVRRDGRVLDIPIPNDLIEKLSDRSAREGLVVAREPFTAREVPPNSEAARAGLQAGDRIVQINEQPIQFFHEYYMMADSLKGQPVNLRVLRGNDTIPMTASFSEKGQLGFIAQPEFKRDTIFYSLAEAIPLGTERAFNVVWANIKGFAKIFRGEVSPSKAISGPVGMAEIYGSSFDWTKFWGITGFISMVLAFMNFLPIPALDGGHVMFLTYEMISGRKPSDKFLENSQKVGIVLLLGLMAFAIGNDIFKLVTNP, from the coding sequence ATGGAAATTCTTGTTATGGTCGGGCAGCTCTTGCTCGGCTTATCCATCCTAGTAGGATTACACGAACTGGGACACCTGCTGGCCGCCAAGTTGTTCGGCATGCGGGTCGAAAAATATTCTATTGGCTTTCCACCCAAAATTTTCGGATTCCAGTGGGGCGAGACCGAGTACTCGGTCGGGGCCATTCCGCTGGGCGGATTTGTGAAGATTTCGGGCATGATCGACGAATCGCTCGACATGGAACAGATGCGCGAGGAGCCCAAACCGTGGGAGTTCCGTGCCAAACCGGCCTGGCAACGCCTTATTGTTATGATGGGCGGCATCATCGTCAACATCATCACGGGCATCGTGATTTTTATCGCGCTGATTTATGCGAACGGCGATCGCTACCTGCCGACCAGTGAAGTCAAATACGGCATCTATGCCAGCGAATTAGCTCAGGAAATCGGGCTGCGTACGGGCGATCAGATCATCGCCATCAACGGTGAGTCGTTCGATCAGTTCGACGACGTGATGGGCCTGGATGTGCTGCTGGGAACGGACAGTTACTATACCGTCCGGCGCGATGGACGCGTGCTTGATATTCCGATTCCGAACGACCTGATCGAGAAGTTGTCGGACCGCAGTGCCCGCGAGGGACTGGTGGTGGCACGGGAGCCGTTCACGGCGCGGGAAGTCCCCCCCAATTCAGAAGCGGCCCGTGCGGGGCTTCAGGCGGGCGACCGCATCGTGCAGATCAACGAGCAGCCCATTCAGTTCTTCCACGAGTATTACATGATGGCCGATTCGTTGAAAGGCCAGCCGGTCAACCTCCGGGTTTTGCGCGGTAACGATACCATTCCGATGACCGCCAGTTTCTCGGAGAAAGGGCAACTCGGATTCATTGCGCAGCCCGAGTTCAAACGCGACACGATTTTCTACTCCCTCGCTGAAGCCATTCCGCTTGGCACCGAACGCGCGTTCAACGTGGTGTGGGCCAACATCAAAGGCTTCGCCAAGATTTTCCGCGGCGAAGTATCGCCTAGCAAAGCCATCAGCGGGCCGGTTGGCATGGCCGAGATCTACGGCAGCAGCTTCGACTGGACCAAGTTCTGGGGTATCACTGGCTTTATTTCGATGGTCTTGGCATTTATGAACTTCCTACCCATTCCGGCACTGGACGGTGGGCACGTGATGTTCCTGACTTACGAAATGATTTCAGGCCGGAAACCTTCGGATAAATTTCTGGAAAATTCCCAAAAAGTGGGCATTGTCCTCCTGCTGGGCCTCATGGCGTTTGCTATTGGAAACGACATCTTTAAGCTGGTCACCAATCCATGA
- a CDS encoding ATP-binding protein, whose protein sequence is MRFADIIGFDDVKSALLQAIQQGHVAHAQLFAGNEGSPNLALALAYATYLNCEDRQPDDSCGRCPSCVKFNHLVHPDLHFVFPSATLKGVEKDRQAAEITKRWREFAKTHLYDCLSDWSEFIGSDNRQPNISVEESRNIVRSLSLKAFEAEYKILLMWLPECMNIQSANAILKILEEPPAKTLFLLVSHNPEKLLITILSRTQMVRIRPFEMDELVAYLVQHQWCDETKAQLVAPLAEGNLSKALQLSQEKSNNYHAMVTQWLRLCYGRKFQELVDYTEEFQKLGREAQKSFLHYGLALLREVFIQQLAAEGLQRVGGEALDFAQKFSRTLGPSETEQVSKWLNEAYYHIERNANPKIVMLDTSLQISHLMFQARQENKESV, encoded by the coding sequence ATGCGCTTTGCAGACATCATCGGATTCGACGACGTAAAATCGGCTCTTTTGCAGGCCATTCAACAGGGACACGTTGCACACGCCCAGTTGTTTGCCGGAAATGAAGGAAGTCCCAACCTGGCACTGGCGTTGGCCTATGCTACCTACCTCAACTGTGAGGACCGACAACCAGACGACTCCTGCGGACGTTGCCCCTCCTGCGTAAAATTCAATCACCTGGTCCATCCCGATCTGCATTTTGTGTTTCCGTCGGCTACATTGAAAGGTGTAGAAAAAGACCGGCAGGCCGCCGAAATCACGAAGCGCTGGCGCGAGTTTGCCAAAACTCATCTCTACGATTGCCTTTCCGACTGGTCGGAATTCATCGGATCGGACAACCGCCAACCCAACATCTCGGTCGAAGAAAGCCGCAACATTGTCCGCAGTCTGAGTTTAAAGGCTTTCGAAGCGGAATACAAAATCCTGCTGATGTGGTTGCCGGAATGCATGAACATCCAGTCGGCCAACGCCATTCTGAAAATCCTGGAAGAGCCTCCTGCCAAAACGTTGTTTCTGCTGGTCAGCCATAACCCTGAAAAGCTACTGATCACCATCCTATCGCGCACGCAAATGGTCCGCATCCGTCCGTTCGAAATGGATGAGTTGGTGGCGTATCTGGTACAGCATCAGTGGTGCGATGAGACGAAAGCGCAGCTGGTTGCCCCACTGGCCGAGGGCAACCTGAGTAAAGCCCTGCAACTCAGCCAGGAAAAAAGCAACAACTACCACGCCATGGTAACGCAATGGCTACGGCTGTGCTACGGACGGAAGTTCCAGGAATTGGTTGACTACACCGAAGAATTTCAGAAGCTGGGGCGGGAAGCGCAAAAGAGCTTCTTACATTACGGGCTGGCCTTATTGCGAGAGGTGTTTATCCAGCAACTGGCAGCCGAAGGCTTGCAGCGGGTGGGTGGCGAGGCGCTCGACTTTGCTCAGAAATTCTCCCGTACACTTGGACCTTCCGAAACCGAACAGGTCAGCAAATGGCTCAACGAGGCCTATTATCACATCGAACGCAACGCGAATCCCAAGATCGTGATGCTTGATACCTCATTGCAAATTTCCCACCTCATGTTTCAGGCCCGGCAGGAAAACAAAGAATCTGTGTAA
- a CDS encoding DUF6702 family protein encodes MMTLVSHLIGSQRTASFLCGLILFLALWSPPQAFAHDFHATLAEVQYNPQTRSLEVSLRLFTDDLEKALDTMYPSQGPFRLNEADVYLSAYLKEHFQAYTSGKQLLELQYVGQEVAVDVTWLYFEFPCGDQPPTRVVNSVLTELYDDQKNLVNLTYQGNKQSYVLTKGETVASLR; translated from the coding sequence ATGATGACCTTGGTTTCGCATCTGATCGGCTCACAGAGAACAGCTTCTTTTCTTTGTGGGCTGATCTTGTTTTTGGCCCTGTGGTCGCCTCCCCAAGCGTTTGCCCACGACTTCCATGCCACTCTGGCGGAAGTGCAGTACAATCCGCAGACGCGTTCGCTGGAAGTGTCGTTACGGCTTTTTACCGACGATCTGGAAAAGGCGCTGGACACCATGTATCCCAGCCAAGGGCCTTTCCGCCTGAACGAAGCGGACGTCTACCTGTCAGCGTATCTGAAAGAACACTTCCAGGCCTATACCTCGGGCAAACAACTGCTGGAACTGCAATACGTGGGACAGGAAGTAGCGGTGGACGTTACGTGGCTGTACTTCGAGTTTCCCTGTGGCGACCAGCCGCCAACTCGCGTCGTCAACTCAGTATTGACGGAGCTCTACGACGATCAGAAAAACCTGGTCAATCTCACTTACCAGGGCAACAAGCAAAGCTACGTGCTGACCAAAGGCGAAACGGTGGCTTCACTCCGGTAA